AATTATTCATGCCGATGATACAAACTCTATAGAAGACCAGCAATTTCCCCTGAAATGGCCTGGGCGTATGGGATGACAACATGCAGTAACTCACCACAGAGATACAACACAGTCCCACTTAGACATGACATTGTAATTGGCTTCCACTATTTACTTGCTCTTGTTTATCTAATTAGCCATCTTGGTAAGTATTAGCATATTTTATGAGCCCTTAAAGCCTGTCACACTTTGTGTTCTGTATCAATCAATCTGTTGCATAAAGTAATGAAATCAGCTGGGCGTTAGTCAGAGTGCTttctactattattattttcccCAAAATTGATTCTAAGGAAACTGATACATTTTGCAGCTCCCTTGCACCCAGGcatgttttgtctttatattttctCCTTCTGGTAAGTTTCTCTTCAAGTAAACAGCATTCTGTGTGACTCCCAGGGGTCATTTACTATTGTGATGCATTTCAAGGTTGATACCAATATCCCTCAACCCATTAAAGGGGCTGTTTAAGGTACTAAAAGTACTTTTGGATGTGAAGCATAGAAAATCTTCATTGCTGCAGTGCACTCTTATGTCATTAACTACCAATAGTTCAACAATCATTCCACTTAAATTATGTTCATCTTTTGGTTACCATTAGGACAGCTCCTAATAATTGTCTCCTAAATGTGTTAACTAGTAATGTTTGGCCACGAGAACAGCTTAAACCTCTATAGCAGACTTGATGAGGACGgtatcaaataaatataaacaaaagagGGTCGAAAAGAGTCCTaatgaacatttaaacagaTTGTCCACTGAGTGAAGGCctgataaaaagtaaaactctACTAAAGCAAAAGTAAACCACAATTCGTCTTCTTACTTTTTCTGATCATGGTGTTTTGGCATTCTCAACGCAACCTTCGTGTGTAAGTTTTTCCCAAAACTAAGAGTTTGTCTGTATCAACCTTTCCCCTCACTCTCTCAGCAGATACAAGCTTTACTTCTGTGGGTGAACAGAGCAAGGAcccatggcttcacaggagctTGTGAATGCCGGAGAGTCTGCGATGGATAGTGTGAAACCTGAAATGGAGGCTGGTGCTGTGCCCAGTGCCGGTAAAACCTGTCCAATTCACACCCCAGGTGGTGAGGATACGAAACGGGGTTTTCGGAAAGGCATGAACAGACATAATGACTATGTGAAGATTCCTGTTCCAGAGTCCCAAGTCAACCGTTTGCCCATGGAGTGGTGGAAGACAGTGATCGCTTTCTTTTATGCTGCTTTTAACTTGGTTCTGACAACAGTTGTCATCACAGTTGTGCATGAAAGGGTCCCTCCTAAAGAGAGCAGCCCACCTCTTCCCGATAAGTTTTTTGACTATATTGATAGGGTCCAGTGGGCATTCACAGTAACAGAAGTCAATGGTATGCTGCTGCTGGCCATTTGGATGATCCAGCTGTTCTTCTTTAGATACAAGTAAGAACCATCTGTCCTTTCTTATGAATGCTGGTTATTCTTGTGGCATATATAATTGACTGTCTGTTGTCACTTTTAATATCGTGTATAACATGATGATCAGAAAGGATGAATAGAAatcattaaaatggaaaaacttcCACAAATACACAATCAAGTTTATATTTTCACTTGTCCCTAAGGAGACATGGTCCATGTTAGAAGGAAGAGAAAGAACTTATCATGTCTGACCTGGTAAAGCTTACAATGATGTTACTCaccagtttttttgttttgttttgttttgtttgtttgtttgttttttgttttttttttccagtttgagcCAGCAAACAATAAACTTATGTGACTGACCAGCATCTTGGATCACATTAACTTTACCCTGAAACTAACAATATTGATTTAGTTGTGTGGGCTAGCACTGTAAAGTTATTGAAAGGGCAATATCTAACAATAACAGACTAACAAGTCCTTTGAAAGAATTACTGTATTTCATTTTACACAATATAAAAGTTTTCTGTATGAAAGAAATTTTACTAATTCAAAGattgtgaaaatgttttgttttttattaaagcatatttagttttttaccaGTTTAAGTGAACAGATATGACAAAAACAGGTAATAGTGGCCACCAGCCATTGgtcaaaatattatatttaacaATGGTCCAGAATCTCACAATTGGTGCATCCTTAGGATAATATTCCTGATATTTTCAGATTTGCTCCACACTTTCTTCCTGTGGATGTCCACCAaagttgttgtgtttgtttctggcTCAGAAAATCACATCTTCTGAATCATAGCCGCTAGTAGTGCAGCAATACCACCACTCCACAGCTTAGTTTACTGACTTCAAACCAGGCTACAGGAAAAATATCTGAttcactttgtttcagcttttaaaaagatcacttcaagacttttctttttgcttttaaatagaaattcagctagttataaataaataaataaataaaaacacaattaaatgaGAATAGGCAGTATAATTCTGCTGCAAGAAAAGCAATGTTAGGCTTCAGTATTACCCACTACTTCATGTATTACATAAACCTATCTTGGTGCTACTTTTGACATGAGGTCTTCTACATTAAGTTACATCCATTTAGTGAATGACACTGTTATAGCTATCAGAGGAGATATGTCATTCTTGATTTCTGATGtttggttaataaaacctaattTGTCCATCTGGCTCAAATTTGGAAACATGTTAAGAAGGATTGTCTCTGCAGATTTATGAAGATGTTTGCTTTCGTGTAGCTGGAGTACACCTTATAAATCACCGTTGAAATATGACACACTGTAGGTAGACTGAAATAATGATTATAAAAGGAATTGTAAAATTGCATTAATGCAAAATTTATCACTCACTGgtgtcttctttttatttgcaggTCAATAGCATGCCGACGGTTCTTTTTTCTCATTGGCACCCTGTACTTGTACCGCTGCGTGACTATGTATATCACTACCTTGCCTGTGCCTGGCATGCACATGACCTGCGCGCCTAAGGTGAGTGGCAACTAAACATCAGAAAGCCAATCTCATGCATAGCCCTGCCAGAaagaaatggattttttttctaaagccaTTTCAACTCTCACAGCCTTGGGTGCAACAAGGATATTAAGGTGCACCAGTTTCTGATGAAAACATGTGTTCCTGGCAGTTGTTTGCAGTGTTGTGTGTGAGGCAAGAGGATCAACATTCAAACAGTTTATAaggattttattctttgttggcCAGTCATTTCCTGCTGTTATGTCAGCTGTTAtgtcctccctgagccgccaccttatcgtggtggaggagtttgtgcgtcctgacgatcctagtggctatgttgtcgctaaggcaaaaactcgggcgtgggaggagtttggagaggccatggagaatgacttccagacggcttcgagaagattctggtccaccatcaggtggctcaggaggggaaagcagtgcacCGTCAACACTATGTACAGTGGGGATCAGGGGttgctcgactcgggacgttgtgaggtggtgggaggaatacttcgaagaccttcctaatcccaccaacacgtcttccgatgaggaagcagagtctggggtagctggtgctggctctcccgtctctggggctgaggtcgctgaggtggttaaaaagctcctcggtggcaaggcccagggggtggatgaggtccgcccggggttccttaaggctctggatgctgtagggccctcttcaaaaagggggactggagggtgtgcgcCAACTACagagggatcacactcctcagcctccccggtaaggtctattcaggggtgctggagaggagggcttgtcggatagtcgaacctcggattgaggaggagcagtgtggttttcatcccggtcTTGGAACAGTgaaccagctctacaccctcttcggggtctttgagggggcatgggagtttgcccaaccaatctacatgtgctttgtggacttggagaaggcattcgaccgtgtcccccggggaatcctgtggggggtactctgggagtatggagtgccagacccgcTTGTActagctgtccggtccctgtgcGACCGGtttcagagcttggtccgcattgccagcagtaaatcagaatcatttccagtgcggattggactctgccaaggctgcctttgtcaccaattctgttcataacttttatggacagaatttctaggcgcagccgaggtgttgaggggatctggtttggtggcctcgggattgggtctctgctctttgcggatgatgtggttctgttggcttcgtcggcagtgatcttcagctctcactggagcgattcggaGCCTAGTGTGAagcagcacctccaagtccgagaccatggtcctcagccggaaaagggtggagtgctctctccgggtctgcaatagggtcctgccccaagtggaagagttcacgtatctcggggtcttgttcacgagtgagggaaggatggagtgagagatcgacaggtggattggtgcggagtctgcagtgatgcggactctgcatcagtctgtcgtggtgaagacggagctgagccaaaaggcaaagctctatatttaccggtcgatctacgttcctaccctcaccaatggtcacgagctgtgggtagtgaccaaaagaacaagatcgcgaatacacgCAGCCGAAATGGGTTTTCTCCgaagggtggccgggctctcccttagagatagggtgagaagctcggtgatccgggaggggctcagagtagagtcgctgctcctccactttgagaggagccagatgatttggctcgggcatctggtcag
The Melanotaenia boesemani isolate fMelBoe1 chromosome 4, fMelBoe1.pri, whole genome shotgun sequence genome window above contains:
- the sgms2a gene encoding phosphatidylcholine:ceramide cholinephosphotransferase 2 codes for the protein MASQELVNAGESAMDSVKPEMEAGAVPSAGKTCPIHTPGGEDTKRGFRKGMNRHNDYVKIPVPESQVNRLPMEWWKTVIAFFYAAFNLVLTTVVITVVHERVPPKESSPPLPDKFFDYIDRVQWAFTVTEVNGMLLLAIWMIQLFFFRYKSIACRRFFFLIGTLYLYRCVTMYITTLPVPGMHMTCAPKLYGDSQAKIQRILQLISGGGLSMTNSHLLCGDFLYSGHTVMLTLTYLFIKEYSPLSFWWYHLMCWLLSAVGVVCILVAHEHYSVDVVVAYFITSRLFWWYHTMANLQTLKCSPNNYLTNTWWNPLFNFLERNVQTSVPCSYSFPITWPPACLKNPCKKYSMVQSTREE